ttactacgttcccctacagcggcatccgagccaggtttatgcgtagatgttatatgcacgagtagaacacaagtgagttgtgggcgatacaagtcatacttcttaccagcatatcatactttggttcggcggtattgttggatgaagcggcccggagcgacattacgcgtacgcttacgcgagactggttctaccgacgtgctttgcacacatgtggctagcgggtgtcaatttcttcaactttagttgaaccgagtgtgactacgcccggtccttgagaaggttaaaacaacactaacttgacgaaatatcgttgtggttttgatgcgtaggtaagaacggttcttgctcagcccatagcagccatgtaaaacgtgcaacaacaaagtagaggacgtctaacttgtttttgcagggcatgttgtgatgtgatatggtcaagacatgatgctatattttattgtatgagatgatcatgttttgtaacagagttatcggcaactggcaggagccatatggttgtcgctttattgtatgcaatgcaatcgccctgtaattgctttactttatcactaagtggtagcgatagtcgtagaagcaatagttggcgagacgacaacgatgctacgatggagatcaaggtgtcgcgccggtgacgatggtgatcatgacggtgctttggagatggagatcaaaggcacaagatgatgatggccatatcatatcacttatattgattgcatgtgatgtttatcctttatgcatcttattctgctttgattgacggtagcattataagatgatctctcactaaatttcaaggtacaagtgttctccctgagtatgcaccgttgccaaagttcgtcgtgccgagacaccacgtggtgatcgggtgtgataagctctacgttcacatacaacgggtgcaagccagttttgcacacgcagaaatactcgggttaagtttgacgagcctagcatatgcagatatggccttggaacactgagaccgaaaggtcgaacgtgaatcatatagtggatatgatcaacatagtgatgttcatcattgaaacctactccatttcacgtgataatcggttatggtttagttgatttggatcacgtgatcacttagatgataagagagatgtctatctaagtgggagttcttaagtaatatgattaattgaacttaaatttatcatgaacttagtacctgatagtattttgcttgtctatgttatcgaggatagatggcccatgctattgttccgttgaattttaatgcgttccttgagaaagcaaagttgaaagatgatggtagcaattacacggactgggtccgtaacttgaggattatcctcattgctgcacagaagaattacgtcctggaagcaccgctgggtgccaggcctgctatgcaactgatgacgttaagaatgtctagcagagcaaagctgatgactactcgatagttcagtgtgccatgctttacggcttagaaccgggacttcaacaacgttttgaacgtcatggagcatatgagatgttccaggagttgaagttaatatttcaagcaaatgcccagattgagagatatgaagtctccaataagttctacagctgcaagatggaggagaatagttctgtcagtgaatatatactcaaaatgtctgggtataataaccacttgattcaactgggagttaatcttccggatgatagtgtcattgacagaattcttcaatcactgccaccaagctacaagagcttggtgatgaactataatatgcaagggatggataagacaattcccgagctcttcgcaatgctaaaggccgcggaggtagaaatcaagaaggagcatcaagtgttgatggtcaacaagaccaccagtttcaagtaaaagggtaaagggaagaagaaggggaacttcaagaagaacagcaaacaagttgctgctcaggagaagaaacctaagtctggacctaagcctgagactgagtgcttctactgcaaccagactggtcactggaagcggaactgccccaagtatttggcggataagaaggatggcaaggtgaacaaaggtatatgtgatatacatgttattgatgtgtaccttactaaagctcgtagtagcacctgggtatttgatactggttatgttgctaatatttgcaactcgaaacagggactatggattgagcgaagattggctaacgacgaggtgacgatgcgcgtgggaaatggttccaaagtcgatgtgatcgccatcggcacgctacctctacatctaccttagggattagttttagacctgaataattattatttggtgccagtgttgagcatgaacattatatctggatcttgtttgatgcgaaacggttattcatttaaatctgagaataacggttgttctatttatatgagtaatatcttttatggtcatgcacccttgaagagtggtctatttttgttgaatctcgatagtagtgatacacatattcataatgttgaagccaaaagatgcagagttgataatgatagtgcaacttatttgtggcactgccgtttgggtcatattggtgtaaatcgcatgaagaaactctatactgatggacttttggaatcactttattatgaatcacttggtacttgcgaactatgcctcatgggcaagatgactaaaacgccgttttccggaacaatggagcgagcaacagatttgttggaaatcatacatactgatgtatgtggtccgatgaatattgaggcttgcggcgggtatcgttattttctcaccttcacagatgatttgagcagatatgggtatatctacttaatgaaacataagtctgaaacatttgaaaagttcaaagaatttcagagtgaagtggaaaatcatcgtaacaagaaaataaagtttcaacgatctgatcatggaggagaatatttgagttacgagttttgtcttcatttgaaacaatgcggaatagtttcgcaactcacgccacccggaacaccacagcgtcatggtgtgtccgaacgtcgtaatcgtactttactagatatggtgcgatctatgatgtctcttactgatttaccgctatcattttggggttatgctttagagacggctgcattcacgttaaatagggcaccatcgaaatccgttgagacgacgccttatgaactgtggtttggcaagaaaccaaagttgtcgtttcttaaagtttggggctgcgatgcttatgtgaaaaagcttcaacctgataagctcgaacccgaatcgaagaaatgtgtcttcataggatacccaaaggaaactgttgggtacaccttctatcatagatccgaaggcaaaacattcgttgctaagaatggatcctttctagagaaggagtttctctcgaaagaagtgagtgggaggaaagtagaacttgatgaggtaactgtacctactcccttattggaaagtagttcatcacacaaaccggttcctgtgacacctacaccaattagtgaggaagctaatgatattgatcatgaaacttcagatcaagttactaccgaacctcgtaggtcaaccagagtaagatccgcaccagagtggtacggtaatcctattctggaagtcatgttacttgaccatggcgaacctacgaactatgaagaagcgatggtgagcccaaattccgcaaaatggtttgaggccatgaaatctgagatgggatccatgtatgagaataaatggatcttcaagaagaagactgacgctgacggtaatgttactgtctacaaagctcgacttgttgcaaaacgttttcgacaagttcaaggggttgactacgatgagactttctcacccgtagcgatgcttaagtctgtccgaatcatgttagcaattgccgcattttatgattatgaaatttggcaaatggatgtcaaaactacattcctgaatggatttctggaagaagagttgtatatgatgcaaccagaaggttttgtcggtccaaagggtgctaacaaagtgtgcaagttccagcgatccatttatggactggtgcaagcttctcggagttggaataaacgttttgatagtgtgatcaaagcatatggttttatgcagacttttggagaagcctgtatttacaagaaagtgagtgggagctctgtagcgtttctaatattatatgtggatgacatattgttgattggaaatgatatacaatttctggatagcataaaaggatacttgaatcagagtttttcaatgaaagacctcggtgaagctgcttatatattgggcatcaagatctatagagatagatcaagacgcttaattggactttcacaaagcacataccttgataaagttttgaaaaggttcaaaatggatcaagcaaagaaagggttcttgcctgtgttacaaggtgtgaagttgagtcagactcaatgcccgaccactgcagaagatagagagaaaatgaaaagtgttccctatgcttcagccataggctctatcatgtatgcaatgctgtgtaccagaactGATGTGttccttgctattagtttagcagggaggtaccaaagtaatccaggagtggatcactggacaacggtcaagaacatcctgaaatacctgaaaaggactaaggatatgtttctcgtttatggaggtgacaaagagctcgtcgtaaatggttacgttgatgcaagctttgacactgatccggacgattctaaatcgcaaaccggatacgtgtttttattgaacggtggagttgtcagttggtgcagttctaaacaaagcgttgtggcgggatctacgtgtgaagcagagtacatagctgcttcgtaagcggcaaatgaaggagtctggatgaaggagcttatatccgatctaggtgtcatacctagtgcatcgggtccaatgaaaatcttttgtgacaatactggtgcaattgccttggcaaaggaatccagatttcacaagagaaccaagcacaatAAGAGATGCTTCAAtcccatccgggatcaagtccaggtgggagacatagagatttgcaagatacatacggatctgaatgttgcagacccgttgactaagcctcttccacgagcaaaacatgatcagcacaaagactccatgggtgttagaatcaatactgtgtaatctagattattgactctagtgcaagtgggagactgaaggaaatatgccctagaggcaataataaagttattatttatttcctcatatcatgataaatgtttattattcatgctagaattgtattaaccgaaaacataatacatgtgtgaatacatagacaaacatagtgtcactagtatgcctctacttgactagctcgttgatgaaagatggttgagtttcctagccatagacatgagttgtcatttgattaaagggatcacatcattaggagaatgatgtgattgacttgacccatttcgttagcttagcacttgatcgtttagtttactgctattgctttctccatgacttatacatgttcctatgactatgagattatgcaactcccgaataccggaggaacactttgtgtgctaccaaacgtgacaacgtaactgggtgattataaaggtgctctacaggtgtctccgatggtgttcgtggagttggcatagatcaagaataggatttgtcactctgattgtcggaaaggtacctctgggccctctcggtaatgcacatcactataagccttgcaagcaatgtgactaatgagttaattacgggatgatgcactacagaacgagtaaagagacttgccggtaacaagattgagctaggtattgagataccgacgatcgaatctcgggcaagtaacataccgatgacaaagggaacaacgtatattgttatgcggtttgaccgataaagatcttcgtagaatatgtaggaaccaatatgagaatccaggttccgctattggttattgaccggagacgtttctcggtcatgtctacatagttctcgaacccgtagggtccgcacgcttaaagttctgtgacgatcggtattatgagtttttttgttttgatgtaccgaaggtagttcggagtcccagatgtgatcacgaacatgacgaggagtctcgaaatggtcgatacataaagatcgatatattggacgactatgttcggacaccgaaagtgtttcgggaggtttcggacatataccggagtaccggggggttaccagaactccccggggagtatattgggcctaatgggccctagtgggagaagaggaggggcggccagggcagccgcgcgccccctccccctctagtccgaattggacaaggagggggggggggcggcgcccccatttccttctctccctctctcccttccttctcctctcctactcctacttggaaggggggagtcctgctctcggtgggagtaggactcctcatggggcgcgccataggaggccggccccctcctcctcctccactcctttatatacggggaggggggcaccccttggagacacaacaattgatcattgatcttttagccgtgtgcggtgcccccctccaccataatccacctcgttcatatcgtagcggtgcttaggtgaatccctgcgtcggtaacttcatcaacaccgtcaccacgccgtcgtgctgccgaagctcttccccgaagctctactggatcgtgagttcgcgggacgtcatcgagctgaacgtgtgctgaacgcggaggtgccgtacgttcggtactgaggatcggtcgatcgtgaagacgtacgactacatcaaccgcgttgtcataacgcttccgcttacggtctacgagggtacgtagacgacactctcccctctcgttgctatgcatcaccatgatcttgcgtgtgcgtaggatttttttgaaattactacgttccccaacaccacccATCGCCGAGGTCGTCCGTGGAGGCATGAAAAGGCCGCGCACGATACCGGTGCTTGGAGGAGCACCGATGGAGGCGAAGCCAAAGCTCCCCGCGCTCGGGTTTGCGACGGCGGTGGAGGGGTCGCAGGTGTAGGAAGGGGTGAGGGGAGTGCCAGCGCGGGCGTCCATCGGGTCAATTCgccggcggtggcgcgggcgggGCGAAGGTGGCGCGGCGGAGAGAGTGCGTCGCGAGCACTCAAGTGTGCGGCGCGCGGAAGCGGACGCACCAAATAAACGGCGCGGGATGGCGACTCGGACCTTGCGCTGAACCCTTTATGCCGCGCACGCGGTTATTGCGCCACCACTGAAGCTGGGTTAGCGATTGCGCGCGGTAAAAACCACATATTTGCGGCGCGGCACTTATAtagcgcggctgttggagatgctctcacACTTCTCAAATTTGCCAGATATATCCTACTCCatccgtctcaaaataagtgactcaactttgtactaactttatacTAGAGTATAATTTTATGTCGTGAGAGATTAAACTGTTTCTTAGTTTTCTTATGTGTGCTTCTGTTGTACATATGTTTTCACCACACGATGCCAACCATGCACCATTGGTTTCTCGAACACCTCACGTCAGCAATGTCGGGAGGTTGTGGAGGCATGGGTCAAGAGACAGTGACTAGGATCCTCCCATAGGGCATGGTTGTTAAGTTATGGATTTCGATCCCTTATTCCTCATAATCATAATCTCAATCAAACCTTTTTACTATTCTTTACAATTTGAATCATTTTATTTACTTGCTTGCAATCATCACTTTCAACCACAAATAAAATACATTAATATTTGTAACTAGTAAGGCTAGTAAGGTTGACACCCATACTAGGATGATTGTTGGGGACCTAGTGAAGTGTCTTAGTTATGTGCAAGTACTGATCATTGGCAGGAAATCAAGCCTCCGCGGGCTAATATATTGGTTCTCAATGGAGGAAAAGCTTACTTCATAGTGCAAGCTGTTTCACTTCGAAGCCCAACAACACAGTGTCCATGATATAACTAACATAAAATAAGAAACATATGACCTTAAATTCCCAAGAATGGTGTAGCACAAACAAGCCAGGCAGAAAGGCACAAAATGCATAATATGGCACACAAAAGAAGAAAACACAAATTCTAGAGACAATGgaaactagctagctagctagattATTCATGACACAAGTGTTTAATTATGCGCTGAGAGTCCAAGTTTGGAAAGGAAGTCGGCGATGTTGCGGTCCGAGCTGCCATGTTCACTCATGGCCTTCTTCGCCATGTGGCTCCAGCTTGCAGCCTTCGTCCTGCAGCCCTTGGCATCGTCCATGACCTCTCTGATGCACCTCGCGAGCTCCTCCTTGGTGACCACCCCTTCCACCTGCACACCCACGTGCCAGACGTCCTGAACGTATTTGGCGTTGGTCGGCTGGTCCGACCACTGCGGCACAGCGACCATGGGCACGCCGATGCTGAGGGCCTCTATCGTGGAGTTCCAACCGCAGTGCGTGACGAAGCAGCCGACGGCCGGGTGCGCGAGCACCTCCAGCTGCGGGCTCCATGTCACGAAGAGCCCCCGCCCCTTGGCGTTTACCTTGTCGACGAAGCCCTCGGGCAGCTTCCAGGTCTCGGACGCCCTGACGACCCACAGGAAGGGCTCGCCGCTGCTGTACAGCCCCTCGGCGACCTCGGCCACCTGCGCCGGGTCGGGCGTGGCGAGGCTGCCGAAGGAGACGTACACCACGGAGCGCGCCGGTCTGTCGTCCAGCCAGGCCTTGCTCTCCGCCGCCATGGGAGTGtggaggtggaagccgtaggaTGTGTCGTCGGCCATGCGGTTGTCGAGGTACGCCGACGGGATGCTGGGGCCGACCGCCTTGGCCCCCCACCTCGACGCCAAATACTCGGCTTCCTCGGGCTGCAGCTCGTCGAACGAGTTGATGAGGCTGTGGTCTGCCACCTCGAGCCCCTCGCACTGCTGCAGCAGCAGGTGCAGATAAGCGGGGCTGCTGCCCGGATCCGTGAGGAAGGAAGGGAAGTCGGCCGGCGACAGCGGCGTGGGCAGGCCTGGCAGCTTCGCGGGCGCGTTCTCCTTGTCGACGGGGAGTTTCAAGAGGCCTGCCCACGCGTGGGCGTACACCACGTTCACCGCGCACGCCTGCGTGAAGAAGGCCGCGCACTTGGCACCGTGCCGCCGAGCCACGCGCGGCGCCCAGAGCAGGAACGCGTCGTACACCACCGCCTGCACCGGCCGGCCCTGCTCCGCCTCGGAGCGGAGGAGCTCGTCCAGCGTGGACGAGCCGACCGACTCGAGCCGTGCCAGGAACGTGTGCACATCGCCGACCTCATCGTAGCCCTGCCGGTCGCACCCGTCCGAGAAGGCGGCGATGTGGACAGCGCCGGCGTGACATGGTCCGCCGGAGTTGCCGAGGACGGACCGGGTCACGGCGAGGGTGCAGCGGATGCCCCGGTGGCCGGCGAGCCGCTTCGCTAGCTGGAGGAGCGGATTGATGTGGCCCTGGGCTGGGTACGAGACGAGGAGCACGTGAATGCTGTGGTCCGATTCTGCCATGGCCGCTGTTCGTGTTTGTTAGCTAGTGTTGCAATGTGTGTTCTTGTACGGTTGTACTAATAAATTTAGGATGCCGTAAGGGATCTGCCCACACATTCTGTGTGGTGCCTAAGAGGACCAGCCTACACGTCTGTGTGTGGGCAAAATAACTAGCGCCCACACGCCTGTTTTTTCCCTCCCGGTCCCTCTTACACGCGTGCGTGTGGGCGAAATAGATAACGCACACACGCTCGgtacgtcaggcctcgtacctcgtggtcccgcacgccccacGTGACACTTTACCGCGCGCCCGCAGTTGCCATGGGCCGGACCCTCGTCCATGTTCGTTTAAGtacagttgccatgtcgctgaactacGGTTGCCATATcagacaactacagttgccatgtttgctcaactgcagttgccatctcaggTCAAAGTTCCAGATTGCCATTTTTTGGACAACTACAGCTGTTGCCATGTGTGGTCTGGTCTACTGCAGTTGCCGTGATTtcaaaactttaggagttgccacatactaacactaggcagttgcccatgtagcactacaaaaaaaggcatggcaaaaaaacatGTGCGGGTAAAAGTGAGAGTTTCCATGTGCTCacaagcacgctagggcagttACCATGTAAAaaaaagagttgccatctgcttacgtgCACGCTAGGACAGTTTGCCATGTATCATACAAAACATATGGCAActgacatgttcgggtaaaaaaaaaagagttgccatctgcttgcaatcacactagggcagttgccatctACACTGCAAAACGCTTGGCAACTGGCAGCTTGGGTGTGGGAGAGGAGGCGGGCGTGTGGGCGAGATGgcaaacgcccacacaccagcccttgTACGTGACGAAAACTGGTGTGTGGGCGAACTGCTAAACGCCTACACACCGGCCCCTCCGTGTGGTAAAACGGATGTGTGGACGACCTCTCTCACACACCACACACGCGAGTTGTCCTACGTGGCATACAAAATCAGCTAATTcgtgccaagattcgtgcagaaGTTACTGAACGATGATGGAGACGCGTGAGTGAGTTGGCTAACGCCCACACGCGTGGGCGTTACACTTTTCGTAAATTTATAGATTCGGCCTGACACTTTCCAACCCGTGTAACCTAAAAATACATTATCTGTGACAGTCGTGGGCTGCGGACATGGCCATGAACGTGGAAGCCCCGGCACGGTGCAAATGGCGGTTTCGTCGTCGTCGTCAGACGTAAGGAGGACTGAAATTCAAGTGACGCGTCGTGTCGCCATAAGCTGGGGTGCCACACGATTATTGGCGATAGATAGGACATGCATCATGAAAAACTAAACAGAGCTCTCTGTTGAGTAGACTTATATGAATGATGGACGTAAACAGTATATTTATTCTATACCCCCTCAACTGTTTTTCAGAAAGGGGCGAGTGGCTGGGCTAAAGAAAGGGTACAATAGCCAAAATGAGGGAGGCCGGCTGGTCTATTGTACTAGTGTCAGATAAGTGATGATGAGGCAATGATAGAGATAATACCATTATTAATAATATCATTGCCATTACTCAGACAAACAGGACTGCTAGATATATATGTTGGTAGAAGTCAGTTCCACTAGTTTTCCTTTGTTTGATAGTTCATTTTTCACTACAGATCTACTTCGAAAACTGTATTCTATGATGATGCTTCTTGGTGGTTGAACTAAGCATTTACGTTGTATGATAAGAACAAGCAGAACTCGAACATGCATGCAGGATTCAATTAGCACACGACTCGCTGGTCAGTTTTAGTTCATGATGAAAGGATGATTCAACTTTAAGAAAGATGAAACTAAATGTTTCTAGTAAGTTCCTTCATCCTTCATGTGAAAAATAATCATGATGGATTAAACAAAACAAGTACGATTAGAGTTCACGATGTGTGTTAGAACTATTTCTAACGTATTATTTCTTCTACCTAAATTGACGGATTTCGTAACTTAAATAGGTGCACTTCGTTTGCACACAGCAATCTAAATATGGGAGGTTTGTCTTTTATTTGTTGTTGTTAATAGATCACAACATTGAATAGATCATTGCTGAGGATTTGGTTAACTGACATTTAAGATAAGCAACATTTTCTGAATTGAGTGTTTTGGAATTTAATTAACAAGTAAATGTTTATACATTGCCATCATCTCCCTCACCAATCATCTCAACATTATCTTTGTTTCTGAATATTCTCAATTTAGTGTTTTGAAGTTAGATAATTAGATAAATGGTGATCTATTGCCATCACCTCCATCAACAACCATCTTAAAATTATCTCCGGTTATTTAACTGATGAATGGAGAAAACAATTCATTGATTCCccatcctccccccccccccccccccccccggcccccggtcaccgttgcaatgcacgggcatgtTTGCGAGTCATTATAAATAGTAAGAATCTTAGTGGATGTTGGTAGTAGAAGAAGTGGCGTTAGGTTGAAAAACGGGTTTTAAGTAAGTTCATGCTATTCTTCTTTTCGATTAAAAAGTAGGCAACCCCATTTTGATGAACCACATTTGAGTTAGACGGAAACACTACACCTGCGGAGTATTTACCGCATGGGCCAACAGCCGGCCACGCGGTCATTCTCGCCGGGTCCCCATGGTTCCCGGCATATGGCGTAGACTTTGGGTTCGGTAAGCcagcgagggtggagctggcgtCCATGAACCACGACGGAGAGATGGTGCTCGTCGTCGGGAGGGAAGCTGGGTCGGTGCAAGCGTCCGTGGCGATCACCCAAGATAAAATGACCGCCTTCTGCGATATGTTCGTGCTCGACTGTACCCATGCGATGGCAGTAACTGAATCCCATTAGTTTTGTCTTCTGAGCATCTCCAGTCATTGGCGCCCCCAGGAGGCATAAAAATCACCGCCTGGGGGCGAGCCAGCGGTATAATCAGCTCTGGGGCGGCTAGGCACCCAGCCGTCGCCCCCTGGCGCCGATGTCGGCCCAGTTTTCGGCCCACTTTCGGCGAAAAATGGCCTGATATCGGCGAGAATCGGCCCATATTTGGCGTGGTTCAGCGTGAATTCTCAacataaatattttttatcacatagttcatcacaaCAAATCAATAGaaatcaaatagttcaacaaatagtgcaacaacaaatagttcaatacaaattatatagttcaacaaataaacactcatatttcatcacacgtcgagCTAGGCGTCGCCCTTGATCCTCCATAGATGCTCCACCAGATCCTGCTGCAGTTgttgatgcacctgtgggtctcggatctcctgacgcatattgAGGTAGGCATTCCAagttgccggtagctggtgatcaacttcggcaagaggaccctgcctgtagtacggttcagtgtcaaacactggctcttcctgctcgctctcaatgatcatattatgcaagatgacacagcaagtcatgatctcccacatttgatctttcgaccaggtctgagcaGGGTACTGGACAACAGCAAAttgagattggagcacaccaaatgcccgctcgacatccttcctgcaagcctcctgaacCTTGTCAAAGTGTGACTTCTTGCCTCCTCGCACAAcgtttgagatagtcttcacaaatgtcgaccatctcggatagatgccatcagctaggtggtaccccttgttgtagtgctgcccat
The sequence above is a segment of the Aegilops tauschii subsp. strangulata cultivar AL8/78 chromosome 6, Aet v6.0, whole genome shotgun sequence genome. Coding sequences within it:
- the LOC109755570 gene encoding UDP-glucosyltransferase UGT13248; this translates as MAESDHSIHVLLVSYPAQGHINPLLQLAKRLAGHRGIRCTLAVTRSVLGNSGGPCHAGAVHIAAFSDGCDRQGYDEVGDVHTFLARLESVGSSTLDELLRSEAEQGRPVQAVVYDAFLLWAPRVARRHGAKCAAFFTQACAVNVVYAHAWAGLLKLPVDKENAPAKLPGLPTPLSPADFPSFLTDPGSSPAYLHLLLQQCEGLEVADHSLINSFDELQPEEAEYLASRWGAKAVGPSIPSAYLDNRMADDTSYGFHLHTPMAAESKAWLDDRPARSVVYVSFGSLATPDPAQVAEVAEGLYSSGEPFLWVVRASETWKLPEGFVDKVNAKGRGLFVTWSPQLEVLAHPAVGCFVTHCGWNSTIEALSIGVPMVAVPQWSDQPTNAKYVQDVWHVGVQVEGVVTKEELARCIREVMDDAKGCRTKAASWSHMAKKAMSEHGSSDRNIADFLSKLGLSAHN